A region of Fibrobacter succinogenes subsp. succinogenes S85 DNA encodes the following proteins:
- a CDS encoding OmpA family protein → MKKIIALSLLSSSLAFSQVGMLGGSEGLHEVNAKTLGQWQINLGASGNITFGSWGLSRGGIYEVNGKRYSFNDADASLSGNLFVAVGVLDFIDVGASLPLYYEHANSQWGGKANMWTTSRGDLNLFTKIGLPFASVGVFDMALMLDLYVPTGEPNAGVRPRHAWYLNGSSYTHPFTADRWAFGAGLALSFDFNKIGAPISWNLAASYVALASYSRTQTLVYNTGVNWNAASWLTPFLEFSAEMRLQKVGRYKVDPLVDPMLLTPGVRFHFPHNIDFALGVDFALRFFQSGASHRADIEYGKNHTIYYEGERGVKATYGYVGSPLFAGSALVSVKFDAAGKSEDSDGDGIPDNEDKCARTEKGVKVDAEGCPVEDAAKIARDRAIADSLARVDSDKDGIADVNDRCPNTVAGISVDSLGCMLDFDKDGVADNLDQCPNTPSGVPVNSTGCAMDFDKDGVADYLDKCPNTPAGVEVGSNGCLLDTDKDGIADFKDKCPGTPSGHVVDSLGCLPDFDKDGVPDVLDKCPNTLPGVRVDQNGCPLNKKEDLDQLKKGINFKTASARLTKSSYGTLDDIAELMIKIPEANLEVQGHTDNKGSEKRNKKLSEDRAAAVVKYLVKKGVAKDRLRAAGYGSEKPIADNTDAAGRAQNRRVELVPFSK, encoded by the coding sequence ATGAAAAAAATCATTGCTCTTAGTTTGTTATCCAGTTCTCTAGCCTTTTCTCAGGTTGGTATGCTGGGTGGCTCGGAGGGGTTGCACGAAGTTAATGCGAAAACCCTTGGTCAATGGCAAATCAATCTTGGCGCCAGCGGGAATATCACGTTTGGCTCCTGGGGCTTGTCACGCGGTGGTATCTATGAAGTGAATGGGAAAAGGTATTCCTTCAATGATGCTGACGCTTCCCTTTCGGGTAACCTATTCGTTGCAGTTGGTGTTTTGGACTTCATTGATGTAGGCGCGTCTCTGCCGCTTTACTACGAACATGCCAATTCCCAGTGGGGTGGTAAGGCTAACATGTGGACGACAAGCCGCGGTGACTTGAATCTCTTTACCAAGATTGGTCTCCCGTTTGCATCGGTTGGTGTATTCGACATGGCTCTCATGCTTGACCTTTATGTTCCGACTGGCGAACCGAATGCCGGTGTGCGCCCCCGCCATGCTTGGTACCTGAATGGTAGCAGCTACACGCACCCGTTCACTGCCGATAGATGGGCTTTTGGTGCTGGTCTTGCGTTGTCGTTTGACTTCAACAAGATTGGAGCACCGATTTCTTGGAACTTGGCTGCAAGCTATGTTGCTCTGGCCAGCTACTCCAGAACGCAAACTCTCGTCTATAACACGGGCGTGAACTGGAATGCAGCAAGCTGGTTGACTCCGTTCCTTGAATTCTCTGCAGAAATGCGTTTGCAGAAGGTGGGACGCTATAAGGTTGATCCGCTTGTAGATCCGATGCTCCTCACTCCGGGTGTCCGTTTCCACTTCCCGCATAATATTGATTTCGCTTTGGGCGTAGACTTTGCTCTCCGTTTCTTCCAGAGTGGCGCCAGTCACAGGGCTGATATCGAATATGGTAAGAATCATACCATCTACTACGAGGGTGAAAGAGGCGTGAAAGCGACTTACGGTTACGTAGGTTCTCCGCTCTTTGCTGGTTCTGCTCTCGTCAGTGTCAAATTTGATGCCGCTGGCAAATCTGAAGATTCCGATGGCGATGGCATCCCGGATAATGAAGACAAGTGCGCCCGTACTGAAAAGGGCGTTAAGGTTGATGCCGAAGGCTGCCCGGTTGAAGATGCTGCAAAGATTGCTCGCGATAGAGCTATTGCCGATTCCCTTGCCCGCGTTGATTCCGACAAGGATGGCATTGCTGATGTTAACGACAGATGTCCGAATACTGTTGCTGGTATTTCTGTGGATTCCTTGGGCTGTATGCTTGACTTTGACAAGGACGGTGTTGCTGATAATCTTGACCAGTGTCCGAATACCCCGTCTGGCGTTCCTGTAAATTCTACGGGTTGCGCAATGGACTTTGACAAGGACGGCGTTGCAGACTATCTCGACAAGTGTCCGAATACTCCGGCAGGTGTCGAAGTTGGTTCCAACGGTTGCTTGCTTGATACCGATAAGGACGGCATTGCCGATTTCAAGGACAAGTGTCCGGGTACTCCGTCTGGCCATGTTGTAGACTCTCTCGGTTGCTTGCCGGACTTTGATAAGGATGGCGTTCCTGACGTTCTTGACAAGTGCCCGAATACGCTTCCGGGTGTCCGTGTTGACCAGAATGGTTGCCCGCTCAACAAGAAGGAAGACCTTGACCAGCTCAAGAAGGGTATCAACTTCAAGACTGCTTCTGCAAGACTTACCAAGAGCAGCTACGGCACTCTCGATGATATTGCTGAACTCATGATCAAGATTCCGGAAGCAAACCTTGAAGTTCAGGGACATACCGATAACAAGGGTTCTGAAAAGAGAAACAAGAAACTCTCTGAAGATCGCGCAGCCGCTGTGGTCAAGTACCTCGTGAAGAAGGGTGTTGCCAAGGATCGTCTCCGCGCTGCAGGTTACGGCAGTGAAAAGCCGATTGCAGACAACACAGACGCTGCTGGTAGAGCCCAGAATCGCCGTGTTGAACTTGTTCCTTTCTCCAAGTAA
- a CDS encoding polysaccharide biosynthesis tyrosine autokinase produces MSEKEEQKVISQPTAIQVPQNANTITLLEALEILWDKKFILALFLIVGGAVGYCVANWLRPQYTSDVLLQIDVKGGKSGKAIGDMGALLDVASPADAEIELLKSRMILSYVVDVEHLCFQATPIGAADRFLHHEGRMDLDSLYIPQIARAEKWMARVTGDDTYEVISPEEQVILEGKVGEMHRAAYAGDTFDIQVSRMLAQPEQMFILSQISDLGAMGALKASLKVAEKGKQTGIIEASYNHRYPDRAAAILNTIAKTYLRQNVEMRSAEAAKTLEFLEKQLPGVKAKLDSVEKILADYRYSIGSVDMTGETHAHLNKESEIQRQILDLEQQKQAAMRLFKEEHPSVQTLIRQQNRLRAELAKLKKTAEKMPLTQQEVARLKEDVAVNNEIYTTMLNNIQQLRVVRAGEVGNVRIVDFAQINGAPSKPKKMNIIICSVAASFMLGVLLVFLLRMMHNGVRSVTEIERETNTSVLAKVPQNPDTGLNLKFRKTRKTHVQTDPDDPLSESIRSILTAIDFSFNMNKEHQVIMVSGIMPGVGKSFISTNLAATFAMVGKKTLFIDADMRKATCRFTKVGLVDVLMGKVAFDNAKITSPNLPNLDILESGKFTLSAFELLRGDMLKKLIDEIRPQYDAIIIDTPPTNLVTDAYMICPLIDFALVVLHYGRHSMDSIKESLHTLERYCDKPKAFVLNHCEHRHGYGYGYGYGYYGSKSKKHKN; encoded by the coding sequence ATGTCTGAAAAAGAAGAACAGAAGGTCATCAGTCAACCGACTGCTATCCAAGTTCCCCAAAATGCCAATACAATTACGTTGCTGGAGGCTTTGGAAATCCTCTGGGACAAAAAGTTTATCTTAGCATTGTTCCTCATTGTCGGAGGTGCGGTTGGCTATTGTGTTGCCAATTGGCTCCGTCCCCAATACACAAGCGATGTCTTGCTGCAAATTGATGTGAAAGGAGGTAAGTCCGGTAAAGCTATCGGCGATATGGGCGCACTCCTTGATGTTGCAAGCCCTGCCGATGCAGAAATAGAACTTCTCAAGAGTCGTATGATTCTGAGCTATGTCGTCGATGTGGAACATCTTTGTTTTCAGGCAACACCTATCGGTGCCGCCGACCGATTCCTGCACCATGAAGGTCGCATGGATCTTGATTCTCTCTATATTCCACAAATCGCTCGTGCCGAAAAGTGGATGGCAAGGGTGACGGGTGATGATACCTATGAAGTTATTTCTCCTGAAGAACAGGTGATTTTAGAAGGCAAGGTCGGTGAGATGCACCGTGCTGCTTATGCCGGTGATACTTTCGATATTCAGGTGTCCCGCATGCTTGCTCAGCCGGAACAGATGTTCATCCTTTCGCAGATAAGCGATCTTGGTGCCATGGGCGCTTTGAAAGCAAGCCTCAAGGTGGCTGAAAAAGGCAAGCAGACTGGTATTATTGAAGCAAGCTACAATCACCGCTATCCGGATAGAGCAGCCGCTATCCTGAACACGATCGCAAAGACTTACTTGCGCCAAAATGTTGAAATGCGTAGTGCCGAAGCCGCTAAGACTCTCGAATTCTTGGAAAAGCAGCTCCCTGGTGTGAAGGCTAAACTTGACAGTGTCGAAAAGATTTTAGCCGATTACCGTTACAGCATCGGGTCTGTGGACATGACGGGCGAAACGCACGCTCACTTGAACAAGGAAAGTGAAATCCAGAGACAAATTTTGGATTTGGAACAGCAGAAACAAGCTGCCATGCGTTTGTTTAAGGAAGAACATCCGAGCGTTCAGACGCTCATTCGTCAGCAGAATCGTTTGAGGGCTGAACTTGCCAAGTTGAAAAAAACGGCTGAAAAAATGCCTTTGACGCAACAGGAAGTCGCTCGTTTGAAGGAAGATGTGGCGGTCAATAATGAAATTTATACGACTATGTTGAATAACATTCAGCAGTTGCGTGTTGTGCGTGCTGGTGAAGTAGGCAATGTCCGTATAGTTGACTTCGCGCAGATTAACGGAGCTCCGAGCAAGCCGAAGAAGATGAATATCATTATTTGCTCTGTGGCTGCTTCGTTTATGCTTGGAGTTCTCTTGGTATTCCTCTTGCGCATGATGCATAATGGTGTTCGCAGTGTTACGGAAATTGAACGTGAAACGAATACAAGCGTGCTTGCAAAGGTTCCTCAAAATCCTGATACCGGCTTGAACTTGAAATTTAGAAAGACAAGAAAAACTCATGTCCAAACAGATCCTGACGATCCTCTTAGCGAATCGATTCGATCCATTCTTACGGCGATTGATTTCTCTTTCAATATGAATAAGGAACATCAGGTGATTATGGTTTCTGGTATTATGCCTGGTGTCGGTAAGAGCTTTATCTCGACGAACCTCGCTGCTACTTTTGCGATGGTCGGTAAGAAGACCTTGTTTATTGATGCTGATATGAGAAAGGCCACGTGCCGCTTTACGAAGGTTGGACTTGTCGATGTTCTTATGGGTAAGGTTGCTTTTGATAATGCAAAAATCACTAGTCCGAACCTTCCAAATCTAGATATCCTGGAATCTGGCAAGTTTACGCTTTCTGCATTTGAACTATTGCGTGGTGACATGCTTAAGAAGTTGATTGACGAAATTCGTCCGCAGTACGATGCCATTATTATTGATACTCCGCCGACGAATTTGGTGACTGATGCATACATGATTTGCCCGTTGATCGATTTTGCACTCGTTGTGTTGCATTATGGTCGCCATTCTATGGATTCTATTAAGGAATCCTTACATACCTTGGAACGCTATTGTGATAAGCCTAAAGCCTTTGTCTTGAACCATTGCGAACACAGACACGGTTACGGTTACGGTTACGGTTACGGTTACTACGGTAGCAAATCTAAAAAGCATAAAAATTAG
- a CDS encoding glycoside hydrolase, translating into MKSKLIFVATAVAFACGATYAQTKVVVDPGKKYQLFEGWGTSLCWWAELAGGWDKANYTKLLGAVADPDTGLGYNIFRYNIGGGDQPGHNHLTKGDGGAAVPGFKPTEKGDYDWTADPNQRNIAFALAKMAKDPIFEAFSNSPPWWMTNSGCVSGGVNGADNLKSDYFDDFADYLSEVAKHFKEEWGITFRTIEPFNEPSAGWWKANGDQEGCGFKNKQSEMIVELGKALKAKGLFPETSVSAADESNIGDALARFNSYSAEARSYMFQVNTHSYSGYDSRAKLYNAAFAADKRVWQSESGPLHRSGSLDITLWMADVILHDLRDMHASAWVDWQLSDPAENWRTIAVDHKKQTFSYAPRFYMHAAFSRAIRPGSRFIDSDNSNTLAAIREDSSLVLVVLNTGASDAKYTFDLSKFTTIGNKAKVHRFTLPAALKADSDIDVTNNAITVTAGAQSIVTMVIENATGGSCEASTIIPYAKIHNGGWNETTEVKVNPGDSLVIGPHPYDGGRWTWKGPNDFYYLGREVRFKNMQWQSSGVYTGTYVNPYGCESTVDIKVIVDDPEHPYVEPEKPDSGKVNISPRVVQGAGKISVTRSGGDLLVNAGNAARNVAQSGMSSLSVNAPLQLTIHDLQGVLLMRRSIDGSAVVPVAHLAKTPYIVRIKSAGKTVYQKKFK; encoded by the coding sequence TTGAAGAGTAAACTGATTTTTGTTGCAACAGCAGTTGCATTCGCTTGCGGCGCCACCTACGCCCAGACGAAGGTCGTTGTGGACCCGGGCAAAAAATACCAGCTTTTTGAAGGCTGGGGGACAAGTCTTTGTTGGTGGGCAGAACTCGCCGGCGGCTGGGATAAGGCGAACTACACAAAACTTTTAGGTGCAGTGGCTGACCCGGACACGGGTCTTGGCTACAATATTTTCCGCTACAACATTGGTGGAGGCGATCAGCCCGGTCATAACCATTTGACCAAAGGCGATGGGGGGGCCGCGGTTCCCGGCTTCAAGCCGACCGAAAAAGGCGATTACGACTGGACGGCAGACCCAAACCAGCGCAACATCGCATTTGCTCTTGCAAAAATGGCGAAAGACCCGATTTTTGAAGCGTTCTCTAATTCCCCTCCGTGGTGGATGACTAACAGCGGTTGCGTTTCGGGCGGCGTCAATGGCGCCGACAATCTCAAGTCCGATTACTTTGATGATTTTGCCGATTACCTCTCTGAAGTCGCTAAGCACTTCAAGGAAGAGTGGGGTATCACGTTCCGCACGATTGAACCGTTCAACGAGCCAAGTGCAGGCTGGTGGAAAGCTAACGGTGACCAGGAAGGCTGTGGCTTCAAGAATAAGCAATCTGAAATGATTGTGGAACTCGGCAAGGCGCTCAAAGCGAAGGGGCTATTCCCTGAAACTTCTGTAAGTGCAGCCGATGAATCAAACATTGGCGATGCTTTGGCGCGTTTCAATAGCTATAGTGCCGAAGCACGTTCTTACATGTTTCAAGTGAATACGCATAGCTATTCTGGCTACGATTCCCGAGCCAAGCTTTATAATGCAGCTTTTGCCGCCGACAAGCGCGTTTGGCAATCCGAATCGGGACCGCTCCACCGCAGTGGAAGTCTCGATATTACGCTTTGGATGGCGGATGTGATTTTGCATGACCTTCGCGATATGCATGCTAGCGCTTGGGTCGATTGGCAACTTTCAGACCCTGCTGAAAATTGGCGCACCATTGCTGTTGACCATAAAAAGCAGACATTCTCTTATGCGCCGCGATTCTATATGCATGCTGCGTTTAGCCGTGCTATTCGACCGGGTTCTCGTTTTATCGATAGCGACAACAGCAACACGCTTGCCGCCATTCGCGAAGATAGCTCGCTTGTACTCGTAGTGCTGAATACAGGCGCTAGCGATGCAAAGTACACATTCGACTTGAGCAAGTTCACAACGATTGGCAATAAGGCTAAGGTTCACCGCTTTACGCTACCGGCAGCACTCAAAGCTGATTCTGATATTGACGTTACGAACAACGCCATTACGGTCACGGCGGGGGCTCAATCTATCGTAACCATGGTTATTGAAAATGCCACCGGCGGCTCGTGCGAAGCTAGTACAATCATTCCGTATGCCAAGATTCACAATGGCGGTTGGAACGAGACTACCGAAGTCAAGGTAAATCCAGGTGATTCACTTGTGATTGGTCCGCATCCGTATGACGGCGGACGCTGGACTTGGAAAGGCCCGAATGACTTCTATTATTTGGGTCGTGAAGTGCGCTTCAAGAATATGCAATGGCAGAGTAGCGGCGTTTACACAGGAACGTACGTGAATCCGTATGGCTGCGAAAGTACGGTTGATATCAAGGTCATCGTTGATGATCCGGAGCATCCGTATGTAGAACCGGAAAAACCGGATTCAGGCAAGGTGAATATTTCACCGAGAGTCGTGCAAGGTGCTGGGAAAATTTCGGTCACGAGAAGCGGGGGAGACCTCCTTGTGAACGCCGGGAATGCAGCGAGGAATGTCGCGCAGTCTGGGATGTCCTCGCTGTCTGTGAATGCGCCGCTACAGCTCACGATTCACGACTTGCAAGGTGTACTCCTGATGCGTCGCTCCATTGATGGTTCTGCAGTTGTGCCTGTCGCGCACTTGGCAAAAACGCCGTATATTGTACGAATCAAGAGCGCAGGAAAGACCGTTTATCAGAAGAAATTCAAATAA
- a CDS encoding flavodoxin family protein, with translation MKYVILNASPRPNSNISQMLGIVRNELLACGDRVLYVDVCKLQFRPCIGCMKCRSTHDCVMPDDDAKQVLHLVQDCDALIVGSPCYWGNMTGQLKMLFDRWVYGMMDHSESGYPIPLLKDKKAVIITTCSTPWPFNILFKQSAGTVRALKEVLCWSGFKIAGVLQKGGTLKNKELSSREIAKCRSFANKLHHKHS, from the coding sequence TTGAAGTATGTTATCTTGAACGCAAGCCCTCGCCCAAATAGCAATATCAGCCAAATGCTTGGAATTGTCCGCAATGAACTGCTGGCTTGTGGAGACAGAGTCCTTTACGTCGATGTTTGCAAATTGCAATTCCGCCCGTGCATCGGCTGCATGAAATGCCGTAGCACACATGATTGTGTTATGCCCGATGACGACGCCAAGCAAGTTTTGCATCTCGTGCAAGATTGTGATGCTCTCATTGTTGGTTCGCCGTGCTATTGGGGCAATATGACGGGGCAACTCAAAATGCTTTTTGACCGCTGGGTTTATGGCATGATGGACCATAGCGAAAGCGGGTACCCCATTCCGCTTCTTAAAGACAAAAAGGCGGTCATTATCACCACCTGCTCTACCCCATGGCCGTTTAACATTCTCTTTAAACAATCCGCAGGTACTGTTCGCGCACTCAAGGAAGTTCTTTGCTGGAGCGGATTTAAGATTGCAGGCGTGTTGCAAAAAGGCGGTACCCTCAAGAACAAAGAACTCTCCTCACGCGAAATCGCCAAATGTCGTAGCTTCGCGAACAAGCTCCACCACAAGCATTCGTAA